One part of the Coleofasciculus sp. FACHB-T130 genome encodes these proteins:
- a CDS encoding glutamate synthase-related protein, which produces MENRSVNDNHQLQGTLKGAETSPGPRWLVEERDACGVGFIANPQGTPEHELVEKSLSALACLEHRGGCSADQDSGDGAGLMTAIPWELLGEWLATQSIEMPPTQQTGVAMVFLPQDTEAASRAKDIVRKTLEQEELTVLGWREVPVQPQVLGIQAKENQPRIEQLICTSTHLQGDELERKLYLARCRISKALKANSDLDLEWSEDFYVCSFSSRTIVYKGMVRSAVLGEFYTDLKNPVYKSAFAVYHRRFSTNTLPKWPLAQPMRLLGHNGEINTLLGNINWMMAREAELKHPLWGERINDLKPLVHLDNSDSATLDNVLELLVRTGRSPLEALTIMVPEAYQNQPELLERPEIVNFYEYYNGLQEPWDGPALLVFSDGKKVGATLDRNGLRPARYSITRDGYVVVASEAGVVDLPEAEILEKGRLGPGQMIAVDLETHEVQKNWEIKERIAATHPYGEWLASHRQNLAAEPFAPEPKLDNQTLLRQQIAFGYTTEDVEMVIEEMASSGKEPTFCMGDDIPLAVLSEKPHLLYDYFKQRFAQVTNPPIDPLREGMVMSLSVSLGKRGNLLEVKPEYARLLKLESPVLNEAQLEQICASSFETEQFSTLFEIEKGPEGLEAAVRSLCEAAAQAVRAGKEIIILSDRIASGISAESSYIPPLLAVGAVHHHLIQQGLRTRASLIVDTAQCWSTHHFACLIGYGASAVCPYLSLETVRHWWSDSKTQNMMQRGRIKSISLEQAQKNYCKAVEAGLLKILSKMGISLLSSYQGAQIFEAIGIGGDLLKLGFAGTASRLGGLSVAELAQEVMSFHSAAFPEVPRKKLENCGFVQYRPGGEYHMNSPEVAKSLHQAVKNPQYDHYEVYQKHLQGRPVTALRDLLDLESDRAPIPLAEVEPVEEIFKRFATGGMSLGALSREAHETLAIAMNRIGGKSNSGEGGEDPVRYKVLDDVDEMGHSQVLPHLKGLRNGDTASSSIKQVASGRFGVTPEYLMSAKQIEIKIAQGAKPGEGGQLPGTKVSPYIAMLRRSKPGVTLISPPPHHDIYSIEDLAQLIFDLHQINPKAGVSVKLVAEVGIGTIAAGVAKANADIIQISGHDGGTGASPLSSIKHAGSPWELGLTEVHRVLMENSLRDRVILRVDGGFKSGWDVVIAALMGGEEYGFGSIAMIAEGCIMARICHTNNCPVGVASQQENLRKRFPGMPEHVVNFFYFAAEEVRSLLARLGYRSLNDIIGRADLLKVRPTKLTKTQALNLDCLTRLPDTREDRSWLVHEAVHSNGSVLDDQLLNDPEVKDAIANQSSVTKAVTVVNTDRTVGARIAGAIASQYGNTGWSGSLTLNFQGSVGQSFGAFNLPGITLNLEGEANDYVGKGMHGGEIVIKPPQSATYDPAQNVIVGNTCLYGATGGIMLANGQAGERFAVRNSKGMAVIEGAGDHCCEYMTGGAIVVLGRVGRNVGAGMTGGLAYFLDEDGSFTSKVNPEIVKLQRVRTPAGEQQLKELIELHAERTGSQKAKDILANWAESLAKFWQVVPPSEADSPEANPEATPEKVLSSVQ; this is translated from the coding sequence ATGGAGAACAGGAGTGTGAATGATAATCATCAATTACAGGGAACGCTAAAGGGGGCAGAAACCTCTCCTGGCCCGCGATGGTTGGTAGAGGAACGCGATGCCTGCGGCGTCGGCTTCATCGCCAATCCGCAGGGAACGCCAGAGCATGAATTAGTCGAGAAGTCTTTATCTGCCCTGGCTTGTCTGGAACACCGGGGCGGTTGTAGTGCTGACCAGGATTCTGGGGATGGAGCCGGTTTGATGACCGCCATTCCGTGGGAACTGTTGGGTGAATGGTTGGCAACTCAAAGCATAGAAATGCCCCCGACTCAGCAGACAGGGGTGGCAATGGTATTTTTACCCCAAGATACCGAAGCTGCCAGCAGAGCCAAGGACATTGTTCGGAAAACTCTCGAACAGGAAGAATTAACTGTCTTGGGATGGCGAGAGGTGCCAGTACAGCCCCAGGTGCTTGGGATACAGGCAAAAGAGAACCAGCCACGAATCGAGCAGCTGATCTGTACCTCGACCCATTTACAGGGCGATGAACTGGAACGAAAGTTGTATTTGGCTCGCTGCCGTATCAGCAAGGCACTCAAGGCCAATAGCGACCTCGATCTAGAATGGTCGGAAGATTTTTACGTCTGTTCGTTCTCTAGCCGCACCATCGTTTATAAGGGCATGGTGCGCTCCGCCGTGCTGGGAGAATTTTATACAGATTTAAAAAATCCAGTTTATAAGAGCGCCTTTGCGGTCTATCACCGACGCTTCAGCACCAACACCCTGCCCAAATGGCCTCTAGCCCAACCAATGCGGCTTTTGGGGCATAACGGCGAAATTAATACGCTGTTGGGAAATATTAACTGGATGATGGCACGAGAGGCAGAGCTGAAGCACCCGCTTTGGGGAGAACGCATCAACGACCTCAAGCCACTCGTTCATCTCGATAATAGCGACTCGGCAACTCTTGATAACGTACTAGAGTTACTGGTACGCACGGGTCGGAGTCCTCTGGAAGCCTTGACGATTATGGTGCCAGAGGCGTACCAAAATCAGCCGGAATTGTTGGAGCGTCCAGAAATTGTTAATTTTTATGAATATTACAACGGGCTTCAGGAACCTTGGGATGGCCCAGCACTGCTAGTATTCAGCGACGGGAAAAAAGTAGGGGCGACCCTCGACCGCAACGGTCTGCGACCGGCTCGATACAGCATCACGCGGGATGGCTACGTCGTCGTCGCTTCCGAAGCCGGTGTAGTCGATTTGCCCGAAGCAGAGATTCTGGAAAAAGGTCGCTTGGGGCCAGGTCAAATGATCGCCGTTGACCTGGAAACCCACGAAGTTCAAAAAAATTGGGAGATTAAGGAACGGATTGCCGCTACCCATCCTTATGGAGAGTGGCTAGCGTCTCACCGACAAAATCTAGCAGCGGAGCCTTTTGCACCAGAACCAAAGCTGGATAATCAAACCTTGCTGCGCCAGCAAATTGCCTTTGGCTACACCACTGAAGATGTGGAAATGGTCATTGAGGAAATGGCGTCTTCTGGAAAAGAACCGACATTTTGCATGGGAGATGACATTCCCCTCGCAGTGCTGTCAGAAAAGCCGCATTTGCTTTATGACTATTTCAAGCAGCGCTTCGCCCAGGTGACAAATCCGCCAATTGACCCCCTGCGCGAAGGCATGGTGATGTCGCTATCGGTTTCTCTGGGTAAGCGGGGAAATCTCTTGGAAGTGAAACCAGAGTATGCCCGGTTGCTGAAGTTAGAGTCTCCGGTTCTGAATGAAGCACAACTAGAGCAAATCTGCGCTTCTTCTTTCGAGACAGAGCAGTTCTCAACGCTGTTTGAAATTGAGAAAGGGCCAGAAGGGCTAGAGGCAGCGGTTAGAAGCTTATGCGAAGCAGCAGCTCAAGCGGTCCGTGCTGGGAAAGAAATAATCATTCTAAGCGATCGCATCGCCAGTGGTATCAGCGCTGAATCTAGCTATATTCCACCGCTCTTAGCTGTAGGGGCAGTACACCACCACTTGATCCAGCAGGGTCTGCGGACGAGGGCATCTCTAATTGTCGATACCGCTCAGTGCTGGAGTACCCACCACTTTGCTTGTCTAATTGGCTACGGTGCTTCTGCGGTTTGTCCTTATCTATCTCTGGAAACCGTGCGTCATTGGTGGAGCGATAGCAAAACCCAAAATATGATGCAGCGGGGCAGAATCAAGAGTATTAGCTTAGAGCAGGCTCAAAAAAATTACTGCAAAGCCGTAGAAGCTGGGTTGTTGAAAATTCTCTCAAAAATGGGGATTTCTCTGCTGTCTAGCTATCAAGGGGCACAAATTTTTGAGGCAATTGGCATTGGAGGAGATTTACTGAAGCTCGGCTTTGCGGGGACGGCGTCGCGCCTCGGTGGCTTGAGCGTAGCAGAACTTGCCCAAGAAGTGATGTCCTTCCATTCGGCGGCGTTCCCAGAAGTGCCGCGCAAAAAGCTGGAGAACTGTGGCTTTGTGCAGTACCGTCCGGGGGGCGAGTACCACATGAACAGCCCAGAAGTTGCCAAGTCGCTGCATCAGGCGGTGAAGAATCCGCAGTACGACCACTACGAAGTTTATCAAAAGCACTTGCAAGGGCGACCCGTAACGGCGCTCAGAGATTTGCTGGATCTAGAAAGCGATCGCGCCCCCATTCCACTGGCAGAAGTAGAGCCAGTCGAGGAAATTTTCAAGCGTTTCGCTACAGGTGGGATGTCTCTAGGGGCATTGTCGCGGGAAGCGCACGAAACCCTCGCGATCGCCATGAACCGCATCGGCGGTAAATCCAACTCTGGAGAAGGCGGCGAAGACCCAGTTCGTTACAAAGTTCTCGATGATGTCGATGAAATGGGTCATTCCCAGGTCTTACCGCATCTGAAAGGATTAAGGAATGGGGATACGGCTTCTTCTTCGATTAAGCAGGTTGCTAGCGGTCGCTTTGGCGTCACCCCTGAGTACCTGATGAGCGCCAAGCAAATTGAAATCAAAATCGCTCAAGGTGCCAAGCCGGGAGAAGGCGGTCAGCTACCGGGGACAAAAGTTAGCCCTTACATCGCCATGCTGCGCCGTTCCAAGCCTGGGGTGACGTTGATTTCGCCGCCGCCGCACCACGATATCTATTCCATTGAAGATTTGGCGCAGTTAATTTTTGACTTGCACCAAATTAACCCGAAAGCGGGAGTATCGGTGAAGCTGGTAGCAGAAGTTGGCATCGGTACCATCGCGGCTGGGGTCGCCAAAGCAAATGCCGATATTATCCAGATATCCGGTCACGATGGGGGTACGGGCGCTTCTCCGCTGTCGTCGATTAAACACGCCGGAAGCCCTTGGGAACTGGGGTTAACCGAAGTGCATCGCGTCCTCATGGAAAACAGCTTGCGCGATCGCGTGATTCTGCGAGTAGACGGTGGCTTTAAGAGTGGCTGGGATGTCGTTATTGCCGCTTTAATGGGCGGAGAAGAATACGGTTTCGGCTCAATTGCTATGATTGCCGAAGGCTGCATTATGGCGCGGATTTGTCATACCAATAACTGCCCTGTAGGCGTAGCTTCTCAGCAAGAAAACTTGCGGAAGCGCTTCCCCGGAATGCCAGAACACGTCGTCAACTTCTTCTACTTTGCGGCAGAAGAAGTGCGGAGTCTCTTGGCACGGTTGGGATATCGGTCGCTCAACGACATCATTGGTCGAGCCGACCTCTTGAAGGTGCGCCCAACGAAACTCACCAAGACACAGGCGCTGAATCTAGATTGCCTGACCCGTCTTCCCGATACCCGCGAAGACCGTTCCTGGTTGGTTCACGAGGCCGTTCATAGCAATGGCTCGGTTTTGGACGATCAATTGCTCAACGACCCGGAAGTTAAGGATGCGATCGCAAATCAGTCGAGCGTGACCAAAGCTGTAACCGTAGTAAATACAGACCGGACGGTTGGGGCAAGGATTGCGGGAGCGATCGCGTCTCAATATGGAAACACCGGCTGGAGTGGCAGTCTTACCCTCAACTTCCAAGGCAGTGTGGGTCAAAGTTTTGGTGCCTTCAACCTCCCTGGCATCACTCTCAACCTGGAAGGTGAGGCAAATGACTACGTAGGCAAGGGGATGCATGGTGGCGAAATTGTCATCAAGCCGCCCCAGTCAGCCACCTACGATCCAGCCCAAAACGTGATTGTCGGCAACACCTGTCTCTACGGTGCCACGGGCGGCATCATGCTTGCCAATGGTCAAGCTGGTGAGCGCTTTGCCGTTCGCAATTCCAAGGGCATGGCGGTGATCGAAGGTGCAGGCGACCACTGTTGCGAATACATGACTGGCGGCGCGATTGTCGTCTTGGGCAGAGTCGGACGCAATGTGGGCGCGGGGATGACCGGGGGTTTAGCTTACTTCCTCGATGAGGATGGCAGCTTTACATCGAAGGTAAACCCAGAAATTGTCAAGCTGCAACGAGTCAGGACACCTGCCGGTGAGCAACAACTCAAAGAGCTGATTGAGCTGCACGCCGAACGTACAGGTAGCCAGAAAGCGAAAGATATTTTAGCCAACTGGGCTGAGTCTCTAGCCAAATTCTGGCAAGTTGTGCCTCCTTCCGAGGCTGATTCTCCAGAAGCCAATCCTGAAGCAACACCAGAAAAGGTGCTTAGCTCGGTGCAGTAA